CATCCGGTTTAAGTGCCAGATGAAGGTCTTTTTTCTCATCGGACGGGCGCAGAAAATAAATCTTACCGTCTGTAATATTTTGAGCGGCTGCTGCCGGAATTCTTATTTTCACCATATCGGCAGAATCGGTGAGCGATAATTCTTCATCGAGTTGCTGGAGATTATTCTTACCGTCTATCACCTGCTGATAGGCCAGTTCCTTCACATAATAGTTTTCGTCCTGCATCTCATTTGTCTGCCGGGAAGATACATAGACCATCCCCAGCATAGCCAAAACAAAAGCAATGTAAACAAGCATTATCCTATATCCCCAGTTCATCCGTTTGATTTATAAAAATGGTCCTAAAAAGTTGGTTTTAACGGTCTGTATCTTCTCACCTTCCCTAAACACGGCAATAGTAACATTATTTTTCCGCTGGTGTATTTCTTTCCTGTCCAGGATAACAAAAAAAGTCACCTCATTCAGGGTTTCTGCCTTTAGATTCAGGGCATGTCCACCGATTAATTTAATCTCTCCTTTGACATTCTCCAGTTTCAGCTCTGCCTTAAATTCCTTTTTGGTTTTATTGATAATCTTCGCATTGTACAAATTGCTCAGTTTATTATCCGGCAATTCCTGATATAATTGCCCGGCAGTCCGGGTGATATGAGCATCCACATCTTTACGGGTGACCAATAATACCGTCAATATGGCCAGCAATATGACCAGCAATATAGTAAATGCTTTTATCTTAGGGGTAAATGCCAGTTTTTTGCCTTCTGCTATTCCGTTTTCAGATGCATAGCGAATGAGTCCCTTCTGCAATCCCACTTTTTCCATCATAAAGTCACAGGCATCTATACAGGCTGTGCAGTTGGTACAATCCAGCTGTGTACCGTTCCGTATGTCTATCCCTGTAGGGCAAACGTTGACACATTGGTGGCAGTCAATACAATCGCCGGCCGTTCGTACTTCATTTTTCTTAAATTTAGCGCGGCCTTCTCCCCGTTTATAATCGTAGGCGACCAGCATGGTGTCTTTATCAAACAATACCCCCTGCAGCCTGCCGTAAGGGCAAATGGTGGTGCAGACAAGTTCGCGAACGAAAGCGAAGACAGCATAAAACATTCCTGTAAAAACAATTAAGCCAAGGAATAAGGCAAGGTGTTCAGAAATGGGTTCTTCAATTATTTTAATCAGCCTGCTTACACCAAAAATATAGGAAAGGAAGGTATTGGCAATGAGAAATGCGATGAGAATGAAAATCAGGTGTTTCACTATTTTCTTTCCTATTTTTTTCCCTGTCCATTTTCCGTTATCCATCAGTCTCTGTTCTGCGGGTGAACCTTCAATCAGCCATTCTATCGGGCGGAATATCAATTCCATGAATATCGTCTGAGGGCAAACCCATCCGCAAAACAATCTTCCGTAGACAACTGTGAATAATGCTATAAAGATGATAAATGTAATCGTGGCGATTGCAAAAATATAAAAATCCTGAGGCCAGAAGATTTTACTGAATAATATGAACTTCCCCTCGGGAATATTAAACTGAACAAATGGCATTCCGTTTACCTTGATAAACGGAAGTCCAAAAAATACCAGTAAATAGAAGATGGTTAGTATGTTCCTGTAGTTATAATACCTGCCGTGAGGTTTAAGGGCATAAACCCAGTTGCGTGCACCTTTTTCTGTTACAGTACTGACTCTGTCTCTGTAGGATTCGGAGTGCTGTAGTTCATCTAAATCCATGTTATTTTGTTTTTGTGGAATCTGCAGAAGCCGTGGCCCCCGTTGATTCTACATACAATTCACCTTGTTTTTCTTTTGCTCCGGGTGGATTTGTTCCATTAATAGATTCAATAAAACTGGACAATTGGGCAATCTGAGTCGGGGTAAAATCATCTTTCCAGGCTTTCATTCCTTTTTCGACCCATCCGTATTTAATCGATTTAAAAACATCTTTAATGGAACCTCCGTGTATCCAATAAGCATCTGCCAGATTCGGACCTACACCTCCCTGACCTTTATCGCCGTGACAAGCAGCACAGTTCATTGCATACAACTTTTCACCACCGGAAATACCGGCAGCATCCAGCATTGCCACATTATTTTCATCCACCTGATTACCCTGGAGCTTTAACAAAGAATCCTGTTGAGCCTGGGCAGCCTTCATCTCTATTTCAAATTCTTCAATCTGGAGGGGTGCTGAATGTGAAACATGATACCTGTACATGTAGATCATGGCAAAAATAATGGTTGCAATAAAACTGACCGTAAACCACGGAGGTGTAATATTATCTAATTCACGGATGCCGTCATAATTATGTCCGGTATCCATATTACCTTCATCATCGAGTGATTTAAACTCGTTAATGGATTCCCATAACGATTTTTCTTTCTTTGCTTCCGGACTGTTTATTTTGTATTGCTCGATTCCGGTTAAAAAGCGCAATGCCTTAATGAAGAAAAAGATGATGGCTACTTCTATAAGTATGACAACTGAGAATCCGTAAAAGTAAAACTTTGGAGTCCAGTCTGTAGCTGCCGGTGCCGCTGCATCTTGTGAAAAGGCACTGAAAGTCAATAACAGAAACCCGATTAGCAACACTATATTTTTTGCATTACCGCCGGATGCAGATTGTTTGTTATGCTTATAGAATTCGATGGCATTATTTACAGTCGTAGCCAATACGACGATAATCAGCAACAATACAACTGCAACACAACACAACACCGTATTGACAGATATGGAAAGACCGGCGGGTGTCGTTGCTGCAGGAGCTGCCGCATTAGTTGCCTGTGCAAAAACAGCAGGCGAAACAAGCAGGCTTAAAAACATCAACGAAGATGCTTTAAGATTATTTATCAGGTTATTTATTTTCATCTGAATTGATTTTAGTATTTATAAGAAAATGGTATGCTCAACTTATTTATCCCTAGATTCACCTTCCAGCGGTATGTTTTTCATGTGGTCTATAAATCCGCTGTCTGCTTTCCATACCCACAGTGAAACGATTAGAAAGAATGCCACGAATAGCAATAAGGACGTCATGGGATAGATGCTGACCCCTGTTATGGTTTCCAAATAATTTATAAATTTCATACACGTGTTTTAATCAGTTTTCCAATACTCGCTGCCGCTAATTTGTTCCCGTCGGTTTCTGCTCACCTTTAATATCTTTTCCGAGACGCTGCAAATAGGCTATCAGGGCAATGATTTCCTTATTGCTGCTGATTTCTATCTTATCCATTTGCAATTTATATTTAATCTTTTCTGCCTGCATTTTCAAATCATCATTCGCCCTTGCTTCATACCCTGCTTCATATGGAACACCCAGTTTTCTCATGGCATGAATTTTAGAATTCGTGGATGCTATATCGATATCTCTTTCAAATAACCATGGATATTTAGGCATCACAGATCCCGGAGACATGGAAGTAGGGTCCAGCATATGGTTAAAATGCCAGCTATCCGGGTACTTTCCACCCTGCCTTGCCAAATCCGGTCCGGTTCTTTTACTACCCCACTGGAAAGGATGATCGTATACAAACTCACCTGCTTTAGAATATTCTCCGTAGCGCATCACCTCATATCTGAATGGACGTATCATCTGTGAGTGACAGGTGTAGCATCCTTCTCTGACATATATATCTCTGCCTTGTAACTCAAGGGGAGTATATGGTTTAACACTTGCAATAGTCGGAATATTGGATTTCACCAGAAAGGTTGGAATCAATTCAAAAATACCGCCCAATGCAACAACAAATAAACTCATCACCAGCAAAAGAATAGGTTTTCTTTCTATAACACTATGCCAGAATGTTTTTCCTGTAGTAACATATGCCTTAGGTAAGGCCGCAGCCTCTGCTTCCTCGCTCT
The genomic region above belongs to Sphingobacteriales bacterium and contains:
- a CDS encoding CcoQ/FixQ family Cbb3-type cytochrome c oxidase assembly chaperone, which translates into the protein MKFINYLETITGVSIYPMTSLLLFVAFFLIVSLWVWKADSGFIDHMKNIPLEGESRDK
- a CDS encoding FixH family protein yields the protein MNWGYRIMLVYIAFVLAMLGMVYVSSRQTNEMQDENYYVKELAYQQVIDGKNNLQQLDEELSLTDSADMVKIRIPAAAAQNITDGKIYFLRPSDEKKDLHLALKPDAEGIQLIPGSLLSKGLYTVQLSWKSNNQLFYSEQSFNAQ
- a CDS encoding c-type cytochrome, which encodes MKINNLINNLKASSLMFLSLLVSPAVFAQATNAAAPAATTPAGLSISVNTVLCCVAVVLLLIIVVLATTVNNAIEFYKHNKQSASGGNAKNIVLLIGFLLLTFSAFSQDAAAPAATDWTPKFYFYGFSVVILIEVAIIFFFIKALRFLTGIEQYKINSPEAKKEKSLWESINEFKSLDDEGNMDTGHNYDGIRELDNITPPWFTVSFIATIIFAMIYMYRYHVSHSAPLQIEEFEIEMKAAQAQQDSLLKLQGNQVDENNVAMLDAAGISGGEKLYAMNCAACHGDKGQGGVGPNLADAYWIHGGSIKDVFKSIKYGWVEKGMKAWKDDFTPTQIAQLSSFIESINGTNPPGAKEKQGELYVESTGATASADSTKTK
- the ccoG gene encoding cytochrome c oxidase accessory protein CcoG translates to MDLDELQHSESYRDRVSTVTEKGARNWVYALKPHGRYYNYRNILTIFYLLVFFGLPFIKVNGMPFVQFNIPEGKFILFSKIFWPQDFYIFAIATITFIIFIALFTVVYGRLFCGWVCPQTIFMELIFRPIEWLIEGSPAEQRLMDNGKWTGKKIGKKIVKHLIFILIAFLIANTFLSYIFGVSRLIKIIEEPISEHLALFLGLIVFTGMFYAVFAFVRELVCTTICPYGRLQGVLFDKDTMLVAYDYKRGEGRAKFKKNEVRTAGDCIDCHQCVNVCPTGIDIRNGTQLDCTNCTACIDACDFMMEKVGLQKGLIRYASENGIAEGKKLAFTPKIKAFTILLVILLAILTVLLVTRKDVDAHITRTAGQLYQELPDNKLSNLYNAKIINKTKKEFKAELKLENVKGEIKLIGGHALNLKAETLNEVTFFVILDRKEIHQRKNNVTIAVFREGEKIQTVKTNFLGPFL